From the Cohaesibacter sp. ES.047 genome, the window GCGGTAATCAAGGCCTGTTTCCATGACCCGGCGATCAACCGCACCTATGGGGATATGGCTGCACATTACGATACCGCCGTTGTGCCCGCTCGTCCGCATAAACCCAAGGACAAAGCCAAGGTCGAGACGGCGGTTCAATTGGCCGAGCGCTGGGTATTGGCTCGACTTCGCAACCAGACCTTCTTTGGCCTGGACGAGCTGAACGCAGCAATTCGCCCTCTACAAGATCAGCTCAATGCCAAGGTCACCCGGCATCTGGGTACCAGCCGCCGGGCCTTGTTTGAGAGCCTGGACAAACCAGCCATGAAGCCAGTGCCCCGGGAGCCATACGTCTATGCCGAATGGAAGCAGTGTCGTGCTGGGATTGACTATCACATCGATGTGGACCGGCACTATTACTCGGTACCCTACCAGCTGATCAAACAAAGGCTATGGGTGCGGGTCGCCGCGCGGACCATCGAAGTCTTCCATAAAGGTCAGAGGGTTGCGTCTCACGTCCGCATCTCTGGTAACCGCCAACATTCCACCCAGAAAGAACATATGCCGTCCAATCATCGCCATCGTGCCGACTGGACGCCGGAAAGCATCCGAAGGCAAGCCGTCCGCATCGGCCCCAATGTCGATACCTATGTTGAGGTCGTCATGCGCCGACGCAAACACCCAGAACAAGCCTATCGCAGTTGCATGGGCGTGCTCAAGCTTGCCCGATCTTTTGGCAATGCTCGCCTCGATGCTGCCTGTGAACGCGCGCTCGAGATCAACAGCTACACCTACCAATCCCTGCATTCCATTCTCAAGAATGGTCTGGATCGACAACGCCGAGAAACGCCCACGGACGGCCCCGCGATCACCCACCCCAATATCCGTGGTGCAGATTACTTCCATTGAAAGGACAGGATATGCTGACACATCCAACCCTGGAGCAGCTCAATAGCCTCAAGCTCGACGGCATGGCAGAGGCCTTCACCGAGCTGGCCAGCCAAGACGGAACGGCTGATCTGACCCACGCCGAATGGCTGGGGCTACTCATCGACAGAGAAGCTGCCAGCCGCGAGACCAAGCGGTTCGAGAGCCGAATGCGAACCGCACGTCTGCGCCATGTCGGAGCCGCCCCAGAAGATGTCGACTACAAAACCAGACGTGGGCTGGACAAGGCGCTGTTCCAGCAACTGCTGACAGGTAAATGGATACGGGACAAACGGAACTTGATGATCACCGGCTCATGTGGCGTCGGTAAAACCTGGTTAGCCTGTGCGCTCGCCCAGGCCGCTTGTCGAAGTGGTGTCACCGTGCTTTACAAACGTGTGCCGCGTCTGTTTAGCGAATTGGAGATGGCCCATGCAGACGGGCGCTTCCCGCGCCTCTTTCGAAGCCTTACCAAAACCCAACTCCTGATCCTCGATGACTGGGGACCCGACCGTCTGAATGCAAACCAGAGACGGGACCTCATGGAAATCGTCGAAGAACGATATGGTGCAGGGTCAATCCTGATCACCAGCCAATTGCCGCTGAAAACCTGGCACGAGGTTATCGGCGAACCTACCTTCGCCGACGCTATCCTCGATCGGCTCGTGCACAACGCATATCGCCTCGAACTCGAAGGCCAGTCCTTCCGAAAAACCCATGTCAAAACGGGTGACGAAAACAACAAAAGCTGATACCTAAATCTTCAGGCCTCAAGACGGCACGCCAAAGGTGGCCGGATACTCCGGATTAGGTGGCCGGATGTTATCGGAATGGCCGGCCGAATGCTCCGGAATGCGCAAACAAATGCGCTGTAGTTTATAATTGCGATCTTCTGCGCATCCCTGCAGATCCAGAAGCGTTCGTAAAACGCTGGCAACTATTCTTGAAGAACAAGAATTTTCCTGCCCCATTCCCTCGGTTCGGTAGCTTTAAAGACTGGTATGACCAAACAAAAAGTCTGATCGATCACGTTTCGGGCGAACGAAAAAGACGAGATCAGTTGAGAGCGTGCCAAGATGATTGGACAGATCTGGAAAAGATCATTTCAGACCTTATCCAAGAAAAGAGGAAGGGGTGCGGCCTGCACCAATTCGAT encodes:
- the istA gene encoding IS21 family transposase; translated protein: MKRLPMRKIREALRLRAEGLSGRRVAQSLSIGRATISDYFRRADLAGLAWPLPVDLSDSDLELLLYPSQPGASSRAVPQPDWAHMHAELRRKGVTLALLWQEYREVHPDGYGYSQYCARYSAWEGKLSPVMRQRHPAGERLFVDYAGQTVDVICPQTGEVRTAQIFVATLGASNYTYVEASWTQSLPDWISSHVRAFDFFGGVPAMIVSDNLKSAVIKACFHDPAINRTYGDMAAHYDTAVVPARPHKPKDKAKVETAVQLAERWVLARLRNQTFFGLDELNAAIRPLQDQLNAKVTRHLGTSRRALFESLDKPAMKPVPREPYVYAEWKQCRAGIDYHIDVDRHYYSVPYQLIKQRLWVRVAARTIEVFHKGQRVASHVRISGNRQHSTQKEHMPSNHRHRADWTPESIRRQAVRIGPNVDTYVEVVMRRRKHPEQAYRSCMGVLKLARSFGNARLDAACERALEINSYTYQSLHSILKNGLDRQRRETPTDGPAITHPNIRGADYFH
- the istB gene encoding IS21-like element helper ATPase IstB yields the protein MLTHPTLEQLNSLKLDGMAEAFTELASQDGTADLTHAEWLGLLIDREAASRETKRFESRMRTARLRHVGAAPEDVDYKTRRGLDKALFQQLLTGKWIRDKRNLMITGSCGVGKTWLACALAQAACRSGVTVLYKRVPRLFSELEMAHADGRFPRLFRSLTKTQLLILDDWGPDRLNANQRRDLMEIVEERYGAGSILITSQLPLKTWHEVIGEPTFADAILDRLVHNAYRLELEGQSFRKTHVKTGDENNKS